The Lolium rigidum isolate FL_2022 chromosome 2, APGP_CSIRO_Lrig_0.1, whole genome shotgun sequence genomic interval CCTGGTGACCTTGACTCAGCTGTTGCTGACCGTATTGACGAGGTCCTTGAGTTTCCTTTGCCTGGTGAAGAAGAGAGGTCCAAGATTGTTAAACTGTACCttgacaagtacatcgtgaaagctggTGAAAAGCAAGGAAAGGGCTTGTTCAGCTTCTTCCGCCGCCAGCCTCAGAAGATAGCAGTGAAGGGGATCACCGATGACCTGATCCGTGAGGCTGCTGCCAAGACGGAAGGCTTCTCTGGAAGAGAGATCGCGAAGCTATTGGCGAGCGTGCAGGCCGCAGTGTACGGGAGCACGGAATGTGAGCTCACCCCGGCCCTGTTCCGTGAGGTTGTAGATTACAAAGTCGCCGAGCACCAGCAGAGGAGAAAAATCGCTGGTCATGCCTAGGAGTAGATCACAGTGTTCATTTCTGGATAGAGTGCCTGGACGGGGGGCGGGTGATTCACCTGCTTAGTCTTCGTTAATTCTTTTTGCTGCCATCCTGACACACCTCGGTGGAAGTTTGGAGGCTCACATGTATCAACGTCAAGATGACACAGTTCACTTGCAACAAGCTCGGCAGTTTTCTGATTGATCTTCAGCACATACTTATGCCTTTGGTGGCGTCATTTACTAATAATTTAGTCATTGATAGTGGCTGTATGGTGTCCATTTACTGTTAAGCCGTGTTGATAAGGCCTGCCTCAACAGCTTGCATTTTCCTAGCTCGACCAACATTTAGAGCTGAGCCCTCCCTTCTGAATACTGGGAAGATTAGTAACGTTGAGCCTCTGTAAAAAAAGAACCCGTTGTGCTTCTGCAATCTGCCATATATGGCATCGGTATCACCAAGATTTCCCCTCTTCAACATCACAGGCCATCTTAATATCACATATCGGAGAATCAAATAAATCTAGTCTGGACATTAAGATTTCTGTGTTGCGTAAAGCTTATCATTCTTGGTTATACTATAGGAAAGGATACTTGAACAACCCGTCCCTCGAACAAAACTAGAGATGCAAGTGGGATTTATAGTTCATTTTGTATTTCCCCAAAATTTTGTACAGAAAACACAAAATGAACTATAAGTGGAATCTCACTTGACACCTTAAACAAAACCAAATTAGTAAAAATGACAATTAACAGTAGAGCTGCCTAAAACGTAGACACGCATCTCAGTGTATCTTTCAACAAATTAGAAGGATGTAACTGCAGGTTTCTTTCACTCGTATATATAGATAAAAGTACATACAAACAGTGTATCTTTCACAGAAAAGCCTGTTTCTATAGTTGCAACCAAGATTTAACACAGCTGTATCCAGCTCGTAGCATTTCACAATGGGCGAAGACGGAAGAGACAGTAATATACAGATACAGTCAAGGCATATACAGGCTTCATTCAGCAGGACGCTGGCTCTCAGGCATGTCGCACTCGTCAAGCAGCGCCAGGATGTTATGCTCAGGAGCACTTACAGAGGGCAGTATCGCACGCCTTCGGGCTGCAGGTCGCGGCCTTGTTCCGCTGCTGTCGGACTCGAGCTGCGACCCTTCCTTCACGACCGGCAAGTCTGTCCTCACCCGCCCACCCGCTGTAGAAGACATCCTCTCTTGCCATATCCTCCCATCCTAGAAATCATGAATCAGCAAAATCAATAAGGAATAATATAGGCTTGCATGATTTTTTGCCGGGAGACTTAAGGAAACCTTGCCAAAAGGGATGGAAAAGAAATGTACCAAGAACAGACAAAATACAGAAACAGGTACATTAGAACTTGATGGCAGGATTTGGTCGTAGCTTAGATACAGAGTTTTGTTTAAGGAACATCAACAGAGCCTGACATGAATTGCCCCTGCATTCCCCCACAAGTTCGTAACCTTGAAACTCAAGTGTATAAGAGCAGGCCTGTAACTGTATGTCTGCCACACAAGTTCACTACCGCTACTTGTCGTAGACTACATACCACCATTcaaacattcaatttttcttaaacAAGAGAACAGGCTTACATGCAGTATAGATGGCTCAGGAAGCGGGCATTTCACCGGCTGATCAAGGTTGACAGGCTCCACGGGGTGCTCCACTGGCTTGAACTCAATGCCTAcctcaatgccgtggggactatcCCCAGCTGCAGCTGCCGGGTCAGACTCCCCGGTCTCCATGTTGGGCGCCAATGTCTCCACAACCTCCTACAGCATCAAAACGAGATTGCCCGAGTCAATACCTATTTGAGTACCCAAAACTGCTGTCTCAATAGTCGTTAAAGCAGTTTGGCAGTAGGACAGCCAAGAGTTGGCAACATCAGGTTGCAATCTGATAAGAGTTATGCCTGACTCTTGGCTCTAATAAACGATGAACACCTCCTGAGTAATACAAGAACATTCCACGAAGTCTGCTAAAAAGGTTGGATTACATTTAGGAGACAGCAAAATCTCCCAACTTTTCCCTAGATCAAAGCGTGAAGAGGGCTGAAACCTAAAGTTCGAAACCTGAGTACGGTTCTTGCTTGCCTAATCTCTCCAAAGAAGCACCGCAAGCATACAGTAGCTATTTTTCTTACTTGAATCCTACCAAACAGAATCATCCTAAGCGAATTTCCTCCCTAAAAGAATCCGAATTTCATAAATCAGAAGAGGAAAAGGGAAGGGGGCTACCATGTGTTGGAGGCAGCACCATCCATCCATCATAAGACGAATTACGAGATGAAATCGGAACAGCTCAAATCTGAGCCATGGACGGCTTCGTACTGCTAAAGCTAACCTAGTATTAAAGCAAGGTGCATCCCCAGACAGATCTCTCCTCTGGGCAAGTAAACTAGGGAGCAAGTAGGAATACACAGTACATGTGGGCACGAATACAAAACAGGGCGGGGGGAGGGAAACTCacgacggcgctcttggcgcggcGGTGGGTGCCACCGGCGGAGAACCTGGAGAAGATTCCGACCATCGTCCCCGCGACTTGTGCCGACCGCCCTGGCTCGAAGCTCCGGAGCTAAAGCGGGGGGCTTTTCTTGTTGAGGGAGGGGAGCGCTGATCGATCCAGTGATTGACCTGTCGGAGTGGGGGctttcagggcatctccaaccgggcgacccatcccgcgcccgcgcgtccggatgggtccagccggacaaaaaaccggcccagcgcgcggacccatccc includes:
- the LOC124688107 gene encoding uncharacterized protein LOC124688107, with the protein product MVGIFSRFSAGGTHRRAKSAVEVVETLAPNMETGESDPAAAAGDSPHGIEVGIEFKPVEHPVEPVNLDQPVKCPLPEPSILHDGRIWQERMSSTAGGRVRTDLPVVKEGSQLESDSSGTRPRPAARRRAILPSVSAPEHNILALLDECDMPESQRPAE